From Rhodococcus sp. B7740, one genomic window encodes:
- the proB gene encoding glutamate 5-kinase: MVAVRESDSLAEALTDTRRTIADAKRIVVKIGSSALTSLDTGLDLGRLDLLADAIESRMRSGTDVVVVSSGAIGAGMAPLGLTKRPRDLATKQAAASVGQLALVHAWSSSFHRYGRTVGQVLLTAEDIARRTNHRNAQRTLDRLRSLGAVAIVNENDTVATAEIRFGDNDRLAALVAHLVGADALFLLSDVDGLYDGDPRKGKATLIPEVTSPEDLDGVVAGSGGALGTGGMASKLSAARLAADAGVPVLLAAASDAAHALTTSEVGTAFAARPTRLSARKFWVRHAADAAGELHLDAGAVRAVVERRRSLLSAGVTSVTGSFHGGDVVSLVDHGGVLVARGVVAYDSAELAGMLGRSTGELAAELQRPVVHADDLVPA; the protein is encoded by the coding sequence GTGGTGGCGGTGCGTGAATCCGATTCGCTCGCAGAGGCTCTCACCGATACCCGTCGCACGATCGCCGATGCCAAGCGCATCGTGGTCAAGATCGGTTCCTCGGCTCTCACCAGCCTCGATACCGGTCTCGATCTGGGCCGACTCGATCTGCTCGCCGACGCCATCGAATCTCGGATGCGCAGCGGGACGGACGTGGTGGTCGTGTCCTCCGGCGCGATCGGCGCAGGGATGGCACCTCTGGGCCTGACCAAGCGTCCACGAGACCTGGCGACCAAACAGGCTGCTGCGAGCGTCGGTCAGCTCGCTCTGGTTCATGCGTGGAGCTCGTCGTTCCACCGGTACGGGCGCACGGTGGGGCAGGTTCTGCTCACTGCCGAGGACATCGCGCGGCGAACCAACCATCGCAATGCTCAGCGCACCCTGGATCGACTGCGCTCACTCGGTGCTGTGGCCATCGTCAACGAGAACGACACGGTCGCCACGGCGGAGATCAGGTTCGGCGACAACGATCGCCTGGCTGCCCTGGTCGCCCACCTCGTCGGAGCGGACGCATTGTTCCTGCTCTCGGACGTGGACGGGTTGTACGACGGTGATCCCCGCAAGGGCAAGGCCACACTGATCCCGGAGGTGACCAGCCCCGAGGATCTCGACGGCGTCGTCGCCGGTTCGGGCGGAGCGCTCGGCACCGGCGGAATGGCGTCCAAGCTGTCCGCTGCGCGTCTCGCGGCCGATGCCGGTGTTCCGGTGCTGCTGGCTGCGGCATCCGATGCCGCACACGCACTGACGACGTCCGAGGTGGGCACCGCCTTCGCTGCACGGCCGACGCGGCTGTCGGCTCGCAAGTTCTGGGTCCGTCACGCCGCCGATGCCGCGGGAGAATTGCACCTCGACGCGGGTGCCGTGCGTGCGGTGGTCGAGCGGCGACGGTCGTTGTTGTCCGCTGGTGTCACGTCGGTGACGGGATCTTTCCACGGCGGCGACGTGGTCTCGTTGGTCGACCACGGCGGCGTCCTGGTGGCTCGCGGGGTCGTCGCGTACGACTCGGCGGAGCTGGCCGGAATGCTCGGGCGGTCCACAGGGGAGTTGGCCGCGGAGCTACAACGACCTGTGGTTCATGCCGACGATCTGGTTCCTGCCTGA
- the rpmA gene encoding 50S ribosomal protein L27, which yields MAHKKGASSSRNGRDSNAQRLGVKRFGGQTVGAGEILVRQRGTHFHPGVNVGRGGDDTLFALAPGAVEFGAKRGRKTVNIVPVAVEA from the coding sequence ATGGCACACAAGAAGGGCGCATCGAGCTCCCGTAACGGTCGCGACTCGAACGCTCAGCGCCTCGGCGTCAAGCGTTTCGGCGGCCAGACCGTAGGCGCAGGCGAGATCCTGGTTCGTCAGCGCGGCACTCACTTCCACCCCGGCGTCAACGTCGGCCGTGGCGGCGACGACACCCTGTTCGCACTCGCCCCGGGCGCAGTCGAATTCGGTGCCAAGCGCGGTCGCAAGACCGTGAACATCGTTCCGGTCGCTGTAGAGGCCTAG
- a CDS encoding translation initiation factor IF-2 N-terminal domain-containing protein, whose protein sequence is MADQSPPEDVQNENAGRTEAPGPVSPVETDAVSSAQPDTIELPTRLRVHALAKILGVTSKQLLVTLGELGIEARSAQSSLSRDVAESVRDSVNGPTAATPDSSTAEPTPVPDVDVPAADEPAGEVPWTEPQLFTSAPAPEPEAAQPAATTDQPTATTFATPLFLQPAAVDAPATESTESPAEPPARRRRSRKAAPKDEAANTESSATTDSSESAVTPETGASEVSAVETDRSSSDAGESAEAESSTDGDGDDDQSQPRRRRRGRRGRGRGRGEQSSDESTDENSDDDSDGDTDSTDTTDSTDAESSDDADSDESSAGDGQQSNSGRRSRRSRTRSRSSDRQNSDSSDSSDDARTADSSAEDGDDESDSGAQDNYDDSDNGGSDGDGSSRRRRRRRRRKTGAEAAAEGATSEDDPPNTVVHEREPRNKSRAPRDEVQGITGSTRLEAKRQRRRDGRDAGRRRPPILTESEFLARRESVDRVMVVREKATPDHPLTTQVAVLEDGVLVEHFVTSSATASMVGNVYLGRVQNVLPSMEAAFIDIGRGRNGVLYAGEVNWDAAGLGGSARKIEQALKPGDQVLVQVSKDPVGHKGARLTTQLSLAGRFLVYVPGGSSTGISRKLPDTERKRLKEILRDIVPPEAGVIIRTAAEGVSEEELARDVTRLQAQWASIEERSANAETGKGVQPQTLYEEPDMLVKVIRDLFNEDFSKLVIEGDKAWTTTSNYVETVAPDMMERLHRYEADGSSVDVFAAHRIDEQLAKALDRKVWLPSGGTLVIDRTEAMTVVDVNTGKFTGSGGNLEETVTRNNIEAAEEVVRQMRLRDIGGMIVVDFIDMVLESNRDLVLRRLTESLGRDRTRHQVSEVTSLGLVQMTRKKLGTGLVEAFSTTCEHCQGRGIVVHPFPVDEKPDNDGGRSSSSRSDSSNSGTSSRRRRGKDNKADGNDRSDGGDRASSNDRTGTADGHEHPVVDPSIKRAHPVALAMAAHHDDVVADVSPADVETPAPAEAASGDAVVTVVSADDVDVAAASVADAETEATEVDTPAETAADEPSAPVAAKARRGRRVARKAAAPTGTAPDAGMVIVVPATDDSGDATSSDQAGTAPDEPSAPLTAAAEQPTEPVEVPTARPRRRRAAARPAGPPVDVDA, encoded by the coding sequence GTGGCCGATCAAAGCCCGCCCGAAGATGTACAGAACGAAAACGCAGGACGTACTGAGGCCCCCGGCCCGGTGTCGCCTGTGGAAACCGACGCGGTGTCGTCGGCGCAACCCGACACCATCGAGCTGCCGACCAGGCTGCGCGTGCACGCATTGGCGAAGATCCTGGGCGTCACCAGCAAGCAGCTGCTCGTCACCCTCGGTGAGCTCGGCATCGAAGCGCGCAGTGCTCAGTCGAGCCTGAGCCGTGACGTCGCCGAGTCCGTTCGTGATTCGGTCAACGGCCCCACAGCAGCAACTCCCGATTCCTCGACTGCCGAGCCGACTCCGGTACCCGATGTCGATGTGCCTGCTGCCGATGAGCCCGCAGGCGAGGTTCCGTGGACCGAGCCGCAGCTGTTCACCAGTGCGCCCGCACCGGAGCCGGAGGCGGCCCAGCCCGCGGCAACGACCGACCAGCCCACAGCTACGACGTTCGCCACCCCTCTGTTCCTGCAGCCCGCCGCTGTCGATGCTCCGGCGACGGAATCGACGGAGTCACCGGCCGAGCCTCCGGCTCGCCGTCGCCGCAGCCGTAAGGCCGCGCCCAAGGACGAGGCTGCGAACACCGAGAGCAGTGCTACTACCGACAGCAGCGAGTCCGCAGTGACGCCGGAGACCGGTGCATCCGAGGTCTCCGCCGTCGAGACCGACCGGTCCTCCTCCGATGCCGGCGAGTCGGCCGAAGCCGAGAGCTCGACCGACGGTGACGGCGACGACGATCAGTCTCAGCCTCGACGTCGCCGGCGCGGCCGTCGTGGTCGCGGACGCGGTCGCGGCGAGCAATCCTCGGACGAGTCGACCGACGAGAACTCGGACGACGATTCCGACGGGGACACCGACAGCACCGACACCACCGATTCGACCGACGCGGAGTCGAGCGACGATGCGGACTCGGACGAGTCCTCGGCAGGTGACGGGCAGCAGTCGAACTCGGGACGACGCTCGCGTCGGTCACGTACTCGCAGCCGTTCCTCCGACCGTCAGAACTCCGATTCGTCCGACTCCTCCGACGACGCGCGCACCGCGGACTCCTCGGCCGAGGACGGCGACGACGAGTCCGATTCCGGAGCCCAGGACAACTACGACGACTCCGACAACGGTGGTTCGGACGGAGACGGCTCCAGCCGCCGCCGTCGTCGCCGTCGCAGGCGCAAGACCGGAGCCGAGGCCGCTGCCGAAGGCGCGACGTCCGAGGACGATCCGCCCAACACCGTCGTGCACGAGCGTGAGCCACGCAACAAGAGTCGCGCACCCCGGGACGAGGTTCAGGGAATCACGGGTTCGACGCGCCTCGAGGCCAAGCGTCAGCGCCGCCGCGACGGGCGCGATGCCGGCCGTCGTCGTCCGCCGATCCTCACCGAGTCGGAGTTCCTGGCGCGCCGCGAATCCGTCGACCGGGTCATGGTCGTGCGCGAGAAGGCGACACCGGATCATCCGCTGACCACACAGGTTGCCGTACTCGAAGACGGCGTGCTCGTCGAGCATTTCGTCACCAGCAGTGCCACCGCGTCGATGGTCGGCAACGTGTACCTGGGCCGCGTCCAGAACGTGCTGCCCAGTATGGAAGCAGCGTTCATCGACATCGGCCGAGGCCGTAACGGTGTGCTGTACGCAGGCGAGGTCAACTGGGACGCTGCCGGTCTCGGGGGGAGCGCGCGCAAGATCGAGCAGGCCCTCAAGCCGGGCGATCAGGTTCTCGTGCAGGTCAGCAAGGACCCAGTGGGGCACAAGGGTGCTCGCCTGACGACGCAGCTCTCGCTCGCCGGTCGCTTCCTCGTCTACGTGCCAGGTGGAAGCTCCACCGGTATCAGCCGCAAGCTGCCCGATACCGAGCGCAAGCGGCTCAAGGAGATCCTCCGCGACATCGTGCCTCCCGAGGCAGGCGTCATCATCCGCACCGCAGCGGAAGGCGTCAGCGAAGAAGAGCTCGCACGTGACGTGACTCGCCTGCAGGCGCAGTGGGCCAGCATCGAAGAACGCTCGGCCAACGCCGAAACCGGCAAGGGCGTGCAACCGCAGACGTTGTACGAAGAGCCCGACATGCTGGTCAAGGTCATCCGAGACCTGTTCAACGAGGACTTCTCCAAGCTCGTCATCGAGGGCGACAAGGCATGGACGACGACGTCCAACTACGTCGAGACCGTCGCCCCGGACATGATGGAGCGGCTGCACCGCTACGAGGCGGACGGCAGTTCGGTCGACGTCTTCGCTGCTCACCGCATCGACGAGCAGCTGGCCAAGGCTCTCGATCGCAAGGTCTGGCTGCCCTCGGGCGGCACCCTGGTGATCGATCGCACCGAGGCGATGACCGTCGTCGACGTCAACACCGGCAAGTTCACCGGCTCCGGCGGCAACCTCGAAGAGACGGTCACCCGCAACAACATCGAGGCGGCCGAGGAAGTCGTTCGCCAGATGCGTCTGCGAGACATCGGCGGCATGATCGTCGTCGACTTCATCGACATGGTGCTCGAGTCCAACCGCGATCTCGTACTGCGGCGCCTGACCGAGTCCCTCGGACGCGACCGGACTCGCCATCAGGTGTCCGAGGTGACCTCGCTCGGACTGGTGCAGATGACCCGCAAGAAGCTCGGTACGGGGCTCGTCGAGGCGTTCTCCACCACGTGCGAGCACTGCCAGGGTCGCGGCATCGTCGTGCACCCGTTCCCCGTCGATGAAAAGCCTGACAACGACGGCGGACGGTCGAGTTCGTCGCGGTCCGACAGCAGCAACTCGGGAACGAGCAGCAGGCGTCGACGTGGCAAGGACAACAAGGCCGACGGCAACGATCGGTCGGACGGTGGCGACCGGGCGTCCTCGAACGATCGGACAGGCACGGCAGACGGTCACGAGCACCCCGTGGTCGATCCGTCGATCAAACGAGCGCACCCGGTGGCGCTGGCCATGGCCGCGCATCATGACGACGTGGTCGCCGACGTCAGCCCGGCCGATGTCGAGACACCGGCACCGGCCGAAGCTGCCAGCGGCGACGCAGTGGTGACCGTGGTCTCCGCCGACGACGTGGACGTAGCGGCCGCGTCGGTTGCCGACGCCGAGACCGAGGCCACCGAAGTCGACACGCCCGCCGAGACTGCGGCCGACGAGCCGTCGGCTCCGGTGGCTGCCAAGGCTCGACGCGGACGGCGGGTGGCCCGCAAGGCTGCCGCGCCGACCGGCACTGCACCCGACGCGGGCATGGTCATCGTCGTACCCGCCACGGACGACTCGGGGGACGCCACGTCTTCCGACCAGGCCGGGACGGCACCCGACGAGCCGTCGGCACCGCTCACTGCGGCGGCCGAGCAGCCAACGGAGCCGGTCGAGGTGCCTACCGCACGTCCTCGCAGACGGCGCGCAGCAGCGCGGCCTGCAGGTCCACCGGTGGACGTCGATGCCTAG
- the ectB gene encoding diaminobutyrate--2-oxoglutarate transaminase — MTEKNTVTTEKPDVFETVESGVRSYSRQWPAVFSTAKNSVITDEDGNDYLDFFGGAGALNYGHNNDLIKGALVDYITSDGITHGLDMSTVAKREFLESFKKNILDPRGLDYKVQFPGPTGTNTVEAALKLARKVTGREAIINFTNAFHGMTLGALSVTGNSMKRAGAGIPLVHTTPMPYDNYFGGVTEDFQWFERVLDDSGSGFNRPAAVIVETIQGEGGINVARPEWLRALAELCSRREILLIVDDVQMGCGRTGQFFSFEEAGITPDIVTLSKSIGGYGMPLALTLFKPELDVWSPGEHNGTFRGFNPSFVTAKAAIDHYWSDDSFEKEILAKGEHIQDRFIKLCAKFDGISTRGRGMVQALVFDDAELAGKVSQLCYDEHLLVETAGPKDEVVKLLPPLTTTLDELDRGLDVIESAVAKVLS; from the coding sequence ATGACCGAAAAGAACACCGTCACAACAGAGAAGCCCGATGTGTTCGAGACCGTCGAGTCCGGAGTGCGGAGCTACAGCCGCCAGTGGCCCGCCGTGTTCTCCACCGCGAAGAACTCGGTGATCACCGATGAGGACGGCAACGACTACCTCGACTTCTTCGGTGGCGCAGGCGCACTGAACTACGGCCACAACAACGACTTGATCAAGGGCGCGTTGGTGGACTACATCACCAGCGACGGCATCACCCACGGACTGGACATGTCCACGGTCGCCAAGCGCGAATTCCTCGAGTCGTTCAAGAAGAACATCCTCGACCCCCGCGGCCTGGACTACAAGGTTCAGTTCCCCGGACCGACGGGCACCAACACCGTCGAGGCGGCCCTGAAGTTGGCACGCAAGGTCACCGGGCGTGAGGCGATCATCAACTTCACCAACGCATTCCACGGCATGACACTCGGCGCGCTGTCGGTCACCGGCAACTCGATGAAGCGTGCCGGCGCCGGAATTCCGTTGGTGCACACCACTCCGATGCCGTACGACAACTACTTCGGAGGAGTCACCGAGGACTTCCAGTGGTTCGAGCGCGTACTCGACGACTCGGGCAGCGGGTTCAACCGCCCGGCCGCAGTGATCGTGGAAACCATCCAGGGTGAGGGCGGCATCAATGTGGCGCGCCCCGAATGGCTGCGCGCGTTGGCCGAGCTGTGCTCGCGTCGCGAGATCCTGCTGATCGTCGACGACGTCCAGATGGGCTGCGGTCGCACCGGACAGTTCTTCTCGTTCGAGGAAGCCGGCATCACCCCGGACATCGTCACGCTGTCCAAGTCCATCGGCGGTTACGGTATGCCGCTGGCACTGACCCTGTTCAAGCCCGAGCTGGACGTGTGGTCACCGGGCGAGCACAACGGCACCTTCCGCGGCTTCAACCCCTCGTTCGTCACGGCGAAGGCCGCCATCGACCACTACTGGTCCGATGACAGCTTCGAGAAGGAGATCCTCGCCAAGGGCGAGCACATCCAGGATCGTTTCATCAAGCTCTGCGCAAAGTTCGACGGCATCTCCACTCGCGGCCGCGGCATGGTCCAGGCACTGGTGTTCGACGACGCCGAGTTGGCCGGCAAGGTCTCACAGCTCTGCTACGACGAGCATCTGCTCGTGGAGACGGCAGGACCGAAGGACGAAGTCGTCAAGCTGCTCCCACCGTTGACCACGACGTTGGACGAGCTGGACCGCGGTCTGGACGTCATCGAGAGCGCCGTCGCCAAGGTGCTTTCCTGA
- the obgE gene encoding GTPase ObgE: protein MSRFIDRVVLHVSAGKGGNGCSSVHREKFKPLGGPDGGNGGQGGGVVFVVDSNVHTLLDFHFSSHAKAGNGTQGMGGNREGANGEDLILKVPDGTVVLDKKGNVLADMIGEGTRFDAAPGGRGGLGNAALASKARRAPGFALLGEEGVERELVLELKSVADVGLVGFPSAGKSSLVSVLSAAKPKIADYPFTTLVPNLGVVSSGDTTFTVADVPGLIPGASQGRGLGLDFLRHLERCAVLAHVVDCATLDPGRDPISDVDALEAELAAYKPALSGDASLGDLADRPRIVVLNKADIPEGAELAEMVTAEFESRGWPVYTISAVTRAGLKPLTFALAKLVEEYRTAHPAPEPRRQVLRPVARNDDSFKVVKDPDIPDGFIVRGTRPERWVRQTQFTNDEAVGYLADRLARLGVEDALIKAGAQPGASVTIGDVSFDWEPQTPAGVEITMTGRGTDARLDQVERIGASERKHARQVRRGLDTEQE from the coding sequence ATGTCACGATTCATCGACCGCGTGGTGCTGCACGTCAGCGCCGGCAAAGGTGGCAACGGCTGCTCTTCGGTTCACCGCGAGAAGTTCAAGCCTCTTGGTGGCCCCGACGGTGGCAACGGAGGACAGGGCGGCGGAGTCGTGTTCGTCGTCGACAGCAACGTCCACACTCTGCTCGACTTCCACTTCTCCAGCCATGCCAAGGCAGGCAACGGAACTCAGGGCATGGGCGGCAACCGCGAGGGTGCCAACGGCGAGGACCTGATCCTCAAGGTTCCCGACGGCACCGTCGTGCTCGACAAGAAGGGCAACGTCCTCGCCGACATGATCGGCGAGGGAACACGTTTCGACGCCGCTCCGGGCGGCCGCGGTGGACTCGGCAACGCAGCTCTCGCATCGAAGGCTCGACGTGCCCCCGGATTCGCACTGCTCGGCGAAGAGGGCGTCGAGCGCGAACTCGTCCTCGAACTCAAGTCCGTCGCCGATGTGGGCCTCGTCGGTTTTCCGTCGGCCGGTAAGTCGTCGCTGGTCTCGGTGCTGTCCGCAGCGAAGCCGAAGATCGCCGATTACCCCTTCACCACACTGGTGCCCAACCTCGGTGTCGTATCCAGCGGCGACACCACCTTCACCGTCGCCGACGTTCCCGGGTTGATCCCCGGAGCGAGTCAGGGCCGAGGTCTCGGACTGGACTTCCTGCGTCACCTCGAACGCTGTGCCGTTCTCGCACACGTCGTCGATTGCGCCACACTGGATCCCGGCCGCGATCCGATCTCCGATGTCGACGCCCTCGAAGCCGAGTTGGCCGCGTACAAGCCGGCTCTGTCCGGAGATGCCAGCCTCGGCGATCTGGCCGATCGGCCCCGCATCGTGGTGTTGAACAAGGCCGACATTCCGGAGGGTGCCGAGCTCGCCGAGATGGTCACCGCCGAGTTCGAGTCCCGTGGTTGGCCCGTGTACACCATCTCCGCGGTGACGCGTGCCGGTCTCAAGCCGCTGACGTTCGCGTTGGCGAAGCTCGTCGAGGAGTACCGCACCGCGCATCCGGCTCCCGAGCCGCGGCGTCAGGTGCTGCGCCCGGTCGCTCGCAACGACGACAGCTTCAAGGTCGTCAAGGATCCGGATATCCCGGACGGCTTCATCGTTCGCGGTACCCGACCGGAGCGGTGGGTGCGCCAGACGCAGTTCACCAACGACGAGGCCGTCGGCTACCTCGCCGACCGTCTCGCGCGGCTCGGCGTCGAGGACGCCCTCATCAAGGCAGGCGCTCAGCCCGGTGCTTCGGTGACCATCGGCGACGTGTCGTTCGACTGGGAGCCGCAGACCCCGGCCGGTGTCGAGATCACGATGACGGGCCGTGGCACCGATGCCCGCCTGGATCAGGTCGAGCGCATCGGCGCATCCGAACGCAAGCATGCCCGCCAGGTACGTCGCGGGCTCGACACCGAACAGGAGTAG
- the rplU gene encoding 50S ribosomal protein L21 yields the protein MATYAIVKTGGKQYKVAVGDLVKVEKIEGAPGTAVSLAPVLVVDGSDLTTDADKLAKISVAGEIVEHTKGPKIRIHKFKNKTGYHKRQGHRQKLTVLKVTGIK from the coding sequence ATGGCAACGTACGCGATCGTCAAGACCGGCGGAAAGCAGTACAAGGTCGCTGTTGGTGACCTCGTCAAGGTCGAGAAGATCGAGGGAGCGCCCGGCACTGCTGTCTCGCTTGCTCCGGTCCTCGTCGTAGACGGATCCGACCTGACCACCGATGCAGACAAGCTGGCGAAGATCTCGGTCGCCGGTGAGATCGTCGAGCACACCAAGGGCCCGAAGATCCGCATCCACAAGTTCAAGAACAAGACCGGATACCACAAGCGTCAGGGACACAGGCAGAAGCTCACTGTCCTCAAGGTCACCGGCATCAAGTAA
- a CDS encoding Sir2 family NAD-dependent protein deacetylase, whose translation MNASPVSAVLYEQLTSLLEGRTVTVVSGAGMSTDSGIPDYRGPQSPPRNPMTFQQFIGDAEFRRHYWARNHVGWRHMDAAVPNDGHRALARLERAGVVTGIITQNVDMLHTKAGSRNVIDLHGVYARVRCLNCERLISRFELARRLDRANPGFLESVAPANGVEIAPDADAIISSTAHFRMVDCESCSGILKPDIVYFGESVPKPRVAEAYDLVDRSDALLVLGSSLTVMSGLRFVRHASKKSKPIVIVNRGTTRGDEFASLTVHAGCSEVATALADDLDQAGTRSSA comes from the coding sequence GTGAATGCATCTCCTGTGTCCGCAGTCCTGTACGAGCAGCTGACTTCTCTGCTCGAGGGCAGGACGGTCACCGTCGTGAGCGGCGCAGGCATGTCCACCGACTCCGGCATTCCCGATTACCGCGGTCCGCAGTCACCCCCGCGTAACCCGATGACATTCCAGCAGTTCATCGGTGACGCCGAATTTCGTCGGCACTACTGGGCACGCAACCACGTCGGGTGGCGACACATGGATGCCGCGGTACCCAACGACGGGCACCGAGCACTCGCCCGACTCGAACGGGCCGGCGTCGTCACCGGCATCATCACCCAGAACGTCGACATGCTGCACACCAAGGCGGGCAGCCGAAACGTCATCGACCTGCACGGCGTCTACGCCCGCGTTCGCTGCCTGAACTGCGAGCGATTGATCTCGCGTTTCGAACTGGCCCGGCGACTCGATCGTGCCAATCCGGGTTTCCTCGAGTCGGTTGCACCCGCAAACGGCGTCGAGATCGCCCCCGATGCCGACGCGATCATCTCCTCGACCGCGCACTTCAGAATGGTCGACTGCGAATCATGTTCGGGCATACTGAAACCCGACATCGTCTACTTCGGTGAGAGTGTTCCCAAGCCGCGTGTCGCCGAGGCATACGATCTGGTCGACCGAAGCGATGCGTTGTTGGTGCTCGGATCCTCGCTGACCGTGATGTCCGGCCTGCGGTTCGTCAGGCACGCGTCCAAGAAGTCGAAGCCGATCGTCATAGTCAACCGCGGTACCACCCGCGGCGACGAATTCGCTTCTCTCACAGTCCATGCCGGTTGCTCTGAGGTGGCGACCGCGCTGGCCGACGACCTCGATCAGGCAGGAACCAGATCGTCGGCATGA
- a CDS encoding ectoine synthase codes for MIVRTTQEITGTDRDIESEDGNWRSKRIILGGDKVGFSFHETTIQAGTVNNFHYANHVEAVWLIEGEGTLTDRETGETYELGAGSMYLLNGHERHTVEPRTTMRMLCVFNPPVVGNETHDENGVYPLVEVPA; via the coding sequence ATGATCGTTCGCACCACCCAGGAGATCACCGGTACCGATCGCGACATCGAGAGCGAAGACGGCAACTGGCGCAGCAAGAGAATCATTCTCGGCGGCGACAAGGTCGGATTCTCGTTCCACGAGACCACGATTCAGGCCGGCACGGTGAACAACTTCCACTACGCCAACCACGTCGAGGCTGTCTGGCTGATCGAGGGCGAGGGAACGCTCACCGACCGCGAGACCGGAGAAACCTACGAGCTCGGTGCGGGATCGATGTACCTGCTCAACGGACACGAGCGCCACACCGTCGAGCCGCGTACCACGATGCGCATGCTGTGCGTGTTCAATCCCCCGGTCGTCGGCAACGAGACGCACGACGAGAACGGCGTGTACCCCCTCGTCGAGGTACCCGCGTAG